A window from Geitlerinema sp. PCC 9228 encodes these proteins:
- a CDS encoding NAD(P)/FAD-dependent oxidoreductase: MSDPLQVIVVGGGAAGFFGAIACARTNPQAQVTLLEASSKFLTKVRISGGGRCNVTHACFDPAQLAQNYPRGSKALRGPFARFQPQDTVEWFRQAGIELKTEADGRMFPTTDNSETIARCLLDTAEAAGVTLRTRTKVTAMVRRTGAVGTIAPKGEQFAVTTKSGETLLADRVLLATGSSRQGYELAKSLGHQIQPPVPSLFTFNIDDPDLHALAGITIDPVQVQLPQGKLKQTGPLLVVHWGLSGPAVLKLSAWGARFLHDCNYKTPLRVNWLPKENPEHIKETMQQLRSQSPRKAIASWCPFGLPKRLWQYLLASLNIDLSKRWSQISNKEIQRLQQALIQSQYQITGKGVFKEEFVTCGGVSLKEVDFKTMESRCCQHLYFAGEILDIDAVTGGFNFQSAWTTAWLAGCAMAQTTRSQT; the protein is encoded by the coding sequence ATGTCAGACCCTTTGCAAGTTATTGTCGTTGGCGGCGGTGCTGCCGGCTTTTTCGGTGCGATCGCTTGTGCGCGTACCAATCCCCAAGCACAAGTGACGCTTTTGGAGGCGAGTTCCAAATTTTTAACCAAAGTGCGCATCTCTGGGGGAGGTCGTTGCAATGTCACCCACGCTTGTTTCGATCCGGCACAATTGGCACAAAACTATCCCCGAGGGTCCAAAGCTTTGCGCGGTCCGTTTGCGCGATTTCAACCCCAGGATACGGTGGAATGGTTCCGCCAGGCTGGCATCGAGTTAAAAACCGAAGCCGACGGACGCATGTTCCCCACCACGGATAATTCGGAAACCATTGCCAGATGTTTGCTAGATACGGCTGAAGCGGCTGGCGTTACTTTACGTACTCGTACCAAGGTTACCGCGATGGTCCGAAGGACCGGTGCGGTAGGCACCATCGCGCCAAAAGGGGAACAGTTCGCCGTTACCACCAAATCCGGAGAAACCTTACTTGCCGATCGCGTTTTGCTGGCGACTGGTAGCAGCCGTCAAGGTTACGAACTCGCCAAATCTCTAGGACATCAAATCCAACCGCCGGTTCCTTCTTTGTTTACTTTCAATATTGACGACCCGGATTTGCATGCATTGGCAGGGATTACCATCGATCCGGTACAGGTACAGCTTCCCCAAGGCAAACTCAAGCAAACCGGACCTTTGCTCGTCGTTCACTGGGGATTGTCAGGACCAGCTGTGTTGAAACTCTCTGCTTGGGGAGCTAGGTTTCTACACGATTGTAACTATAAAACGCCTTTGCGGGTGAATTGGCTACCGAAAGAAAATCCGGAACATATCAAGGAAACTATGCAGCAGTTGCGATCGCAATCGCCACGGAAAGCGATCGCTTCTTGGTGTCCTTTTGGTTTACCCAAACGCTTGTGGCAGTATCTGCTAGCTTCCCTAAATATTGATTTATCCAAACGCTGGTCCCAAATCTCCAATAAAGAAATCCAACGCTTGCAGCAAGCTTTAATCCAAAGTCAATATCAAATTACTGGCAAGGGGGTCTTTAAAGAAGAATTTGTCACCTGTGGCGGTGTCTCGTTAAAAGAAGTAGATTTTAAAACCATGGAAAGTCGCTGCTGCCAGCATCTTTACTTCGCTGGTGAAATCCTAGATATCGACGCTGTCACCGGCGGCTTTAACTTTCAAAGTGCTTGGACCACCGCTTGGCTGGCAGGATGCGCCATGGCACAGACAACGCGATCGCAAACCTAG
- a CDS encoding protein phosphatase 2C domain-containing protein, with the protein MEHDAATIQCPNQSCQFANPVTDNFCQKCGMSLPKRYLWAIGKAIANYEPGSLIGKRYWLKSEQIVLDTKPGLLPELPDRFNNDIAAYLRLFPYRLHVPQVFGCISVGKEKIWLLEEAPIGIRNVEPTPFAASRSDLMPRLVDAFGEATPLRQLNWLWQIAQLWIPFRREGVAASLIDENLLRVEGSIVRLLELQSSDSPVHLVDLGRVWSAWSEYAQPVVRPFLEQLAQDLQQGRITNAEQLVAVLDRAIPFCSPFADTTSRQISVAASTDTGPSRQRNEDACYPPNGSFLDQPEAAITIVCDGIGGHAGGDIASHIAIDTIGDRMKQLPPYEQTNESIATYNQQIHDAVCEANNLIGERNNSEHRRGRQRMGTTLVMALVHGHEVNITHVGDSRAYLITRQRCYQITLDDDVASRDVRLGYCLYRHALRQMSSGALVQALGTNSVRVLHPTIQRLILDEDCVFLLCSDGLSDNDLVEEYWESELLPVLEGKVDPKTAVDHLIQISNFQNGHDNVTVSVLACQANASDFQVDQLLGDRLLEQLNSIPDLQPVAEVGSPKNSPTSPTAADPAELQHSEAKKGYNATVQKQVQGSHPASTTELAPPEPDLDVDPDADTEPNAKGNNSSDNNNPCEPTIKPQRQETMKRPAPLLPLLVVILLLILGVVAYAQVKPFQNWIDTRILGEREQNEDSLSSPSSPQP; encoded by the coding sequence ATGGAACATGATGCGGCAACCATTCAGTGCCCCAATCAATCTTGCCAGTTTGCCAATCCGGTAACGGATAACTTTTGCCAAAAATGCGGCATGTCTTTGCCCAAACGCTACTTATGGGCTATTGGCAAAGCGATCGCCAACTACGAACCTGGCAGCCTCATTGGCAAGCGTTATTGGCTCAAAAGCGAACAAATTGTGCTAGATACCAAGCCAGGGCTGTTACCGGAACTTCCCGATCGCTTTAACAACGACATTGCCGCCTACCTGCGTTTGTTCCCCTATCGCTTGCACGTTCCGCAAGTCTTCGGATGCATTAGTGTGGGAAAAGAAAAAATTTGGCTGCTGGAAGAAGCCCCCATCGGGATTCGCAATGTGGAACCTACGCCTTTTGCCGCTTCTCGCTCGGACCTCATGCCGCGTTTGGTGGATGCCTTTGGGGAGGCGACGCCTCTGCGCCAGCTCAACTGGCTCTGGCAAATTGCCCAGTTATGGATCCCATTTCGTAGGGAGGGCGTGGCTGCCAGCCTGATTGACGAAAACCTCCTGCGGGTGGAAGGTTCCATTGTGCGCTTGTTGGAACTGCAAAGTTCCGATTCCCCCGTTCATCTGGTGGATTTGGGTCGTGTTTGGTCGGCTTGGAGCGAGTATGCCCAGCCGGTGGTGCGTCCATTTCTAGAACAACTTGCCCAAGATTTGCAACAAGGTCGCATCACCAACGCCGAACAGTTGGTTGCCGTTTTAGACCGGGCTATCCCCTTTTGCAGTCCGTTTGCCGATACCACTTCCCGCCAAATTTCCGTTGCTGCCAGTACCGATACCGGACCCAGCCGCCAGCGCAACGAGGATGCTTGCTATCCACCCAACGGCAGTTTCCTCGACCAGCCGGAAGCTGCTATTACCATTGTCTGCGATGGAATTGGCGGCCATGCAGGGGGAGATATTGCTTCCCACATCGCCATCGATACCATTGGCGATCGCATGAAACAGTTGCCCCCCTACGAACAAACCAACGAATCCATCGCCACCTACAACCAACAAATCCACGATGCCGTTTGCGAAGCCAACAACCTCATCGGCGAACGGAACAACAGCGAACACCGGCGCGGCAGGCAGCGTATGGGTACTACATTGGTGATGGCTTTGGTCCACGGTCACGAGGTCAACATTACTCACGTGGGCGATAGTCGTGCCTATCTCATTACCCGGCAGCGCTGCTATCAAATTACCCTCGATGACGATGTAGCCTCTAGAGACGTACGTTTGGGATACTGCCTGTACCGCCATGCCCTGCGGCAAATGTCTTCTGGGGCTTTGGTTCAAGCTTTGGGCACCAATTCCGTACGGGTGTTGCATCCCACCATCCAGCGGTTAATTCTGGATGAAGACTGCGTTTTTCTGCTGTGTTCCGACGGTCTGAGCGATAACGATTTGGTTGAGGAGTATTGGGAGTCGGAATTGCTGCCGGTTTTGGAAGGCAAAGTAGACCCCAAAACCGCTGTGGACCATTTGATTCAAATTTCCAATTTTCAAAACGGTCACGATAACGTTACGGTTTCTGTGTTGGCTTGTCAGGCAAACGCTTCTGACTTTCAAGTGGACCAACTCCTCGGCGATCGCTTGCTGGAGCAGTTAAACAGCATCCCTGACCTACAGCCAGTGGCAGAAGTTGGTTCTCCCAAAAACTCTCCCACTTCACCCACAGCTGCCGACCCAGCAGAACTCCAACATTCCGAAGCCAAGAAGGGGTACAATGCTACGGTGCAAAAGCAAGTCCAAGGCAGCCACCCCGCTTCCACTACCGAACTGGCACCTCCCGAACCCGATCTGGATGTGGACCCCGATGCCGATACGGAACCCAATGCCAAGGGGAACAATTCGTCAGACAACAACAACCCCTGCGAACCCACCATCAAACCGCAACGGCAAGAAACCATGAAACGTCCGGCACCGCTTTTGCCTTTGTTGGTGGTGATTTTGCTGTTGATTTTGGGGGTGGTGGCATACGCACAGGTAAAACCGTTCCAAAATTGGATAGATACGCGCATTCTGGGAGAGCGCGAGCAAAATGAAGATTCTCTCTCTTCCCCTTCTTCGCCGCAGCCGTAA
- a CDS encoding ABC transporter ATP-binding protein, with translation MTQELAVETRQLTKRFDRHIAVNDVDLQIATGEVYGLIGPNGAGKTNLIRMLATATEPTIGEIYLFGDRLLRDNSHPHIKRRLGYLPDDFPLYDELTVWDYLEYFARLYYLRDPKRSRRLYEVLELVQLTEKRRSRISTLSRGMKQRLSLARTIIHEPILLLLDEPVSGLDPIARMQFRDIIKWLREAGMTILISSHVLSDLAELCTSVGIMEMGYLVESTTLQQLYQRLSHQQIRIATLGNIDALKSELKNHPQVEGWEEADGNGCLRVNFSGTPEDSADLLRTLVQAKIPLREFSPTSENLETIFLKLGHKQAS, from the coding sequence ATGACCCAAGAACTAGCCGTCGAAACGCGCCAACTCACCAAGCGGTTTGACCGCCATATCGCCGTTAACGACGTCGATTTACAAATTGCTACTGGCGAAGTGTACGGATTGATTGGACCCAATGGCGCTGGGAAAACCAACCTCATCCGGATGTTAGCCACAGCCACCGAACCCACCATCGGCGAAATTTATTTATTTGGCGATCGCTTGTTGCGAGACAACAGCCACCCCCACATCAAACGTCGTCTGGGATATCTCCCCGATGACTTTCCCCTCTACGACGAACTCACCGTGTGGGATTACCTGGAATATTTCGCGCGGTTGTACTATCTGCGAGACCCCAAACGTAGCCGACGCCTGTACGAAGTGCTAGAACTGGTACAGCTAACCGAAAAACGTCGCAGTCGCATTTCCACCCTGTCGCGGGGAATGAAACAGCGACTCAGCCTGGCGCGAACCATCATTCACGAACCCATTCTGTTGTTGCTAGACGAACCGGTTTCCGGTCTTGACCCCATCGCCAGGATGCAATTTCGCGACATTATCAAATGGTTGCGAGAAGCCGGCATGACCATTCTCATTTCTTCCCACGTTCTCAGCGACCTAGCGGAACTTTGTACTTCTGTGGGTATTATGGAAATGGGATATTTGGTGGAAAGTACGACACTTCAGCAACTGTACCAACGGTTAAGCCACCAGCAAATTCGTATTGCTACTTTAGGAAATATCGACGCTCTCAAAAGCGAACTGAAAAATCATCCCCAAGTAGAGGGGTGGGAAGAAGCAGACGGCAACGGTTGTTTGCGGGTTAATTTTTCCGGAACGCCAGAAGATAGTGCCGATTTGTTGCGAACTTTGGTACAAGCCAAGATTCCGCTAAGAGAGTTTTCCCCTACTTCGGAAAATTTGGAAACTATTTTTCTCAAACTCGGTCACAAACAAGCTTCCTAG
- a CDS encoding class I SAM-dependent methyltransferase: MSNESRVKTEEKKQHFDDIYMESTPVPFKERIIDALDYISDNNNRETFDRLILPWCEQQQGRKIPYLDLACCFGNTTLAIAHNMTVDEIRQNWQDTESAKQPLKSRRLNLQTTGIDISENALNYARNAGIFDRTIQADLNQPSPEKKEEVLQAMGEADILVSTAALVYLEASAIDELISTFAGAPREGYCLVNFLNPFGLEKADATKRILLKHLDFVGSTATRHRLLSDLERENYPGEEWSLLEIWVLKRNG; the protein is encoded by the coding sequence ATGAGTAACGAATCTCGGGTCAAAACGGAAGAGAAGAAACAGCATTTCGATGATATTTATATGGAATCGACGCCCGTTCCGTTTAAGGAGCGGATTATCGATGCTTTAGACTATATTTCGGACAATAACAACCGAGAAACGTTCGACCGTCTCATTCTCCCTTGGTGCGAGCAGCAACAGGGCAGAAAAATTCCCTATCTCGATTTGGCTTGCTGTTTTGGGAATACCACCCTCGCGATCGCCCACAATATGACGGTGGATGAAATTCGCCAAAATTGGCAGGATACTGAATCGGCGAAGCAACCCCTTAAATCCCGCCGCCTCAACCTGCAAACCACGGGTATCGATATTTCGGAAAATGCTCTCAATTACGCCCGAAATGCCGGGATTTTTGACCGTACGATTCAAGCTGATTTAAACCAACCATCGCCCGAGAAAAAGGAAGAGGTTCTCCAAGCTATGGGAGAGGCGGATATTCTGGTTTCGACGGCGGCTTTGGTTTATTTAGAAGCAAGTGCCATCGATGAGTTGATTTCTACTTTTGCAGGAGCGCCGCGGGAAGGGTATTGTCTGGTGAATTTCCTCAATCCCTTTGGTTTGGAAAAGGCAGATGCTACCAAACGCATTCTCCTGAAACATCTGGATTTTGTGGGCAGCACTGCTACCCGCCACCGCTTGCTTTCCGATTTGGAACGGGAAAATTATCCCGGTGAGGAGTGGTCGCTGCTGGAAATTTGGGTTTTGAAACGGAACGGATAA